The following proteins are encoded in a genomic region of Galbibacter sp. BG1:
- a CDS encoding tetratricopeptide repeat protein — translation MPQEIPSETDADISHEENNDAFQEYFYESLKQKGIENYDRAIKALLECKLLQPNNEVIDYELGLNYMYQKKYVEAQPYLETAVEEDPQNKWYLDALLDCFKAQQDLEKAIAIANKLLEANPQYYNLLTDLYMEQGSYDEAVKVLNIMETKGLDKAFVVQKKQQIAMMQNFQSIAEDAQDKFDDDSSLNDPIEDYRKQIEKQQERTDYSEMLVVSSEALDNYPTQPTFYYLKGVALNKLQKFKMASEVLEEGLIYLLNDKTLEKNIYKELVKAYNGINNADKAKEYQQKIDSNNP, via the coding sequence ATGCCCCAAGAAATCCCTTCGGAAACCGATGCAGACATTTCACATGAAGAAAACAACGATGCTTTTCAGGAATATTTTTATGAATCGCTGAAGCAAAAAGGAATAGAAAATTACGATCGCGCCATTAAAGCACTTTTGGAGTGTAAGTTGCTCCAACCCAATAATGAAGTTATCGACTACGAGCTCGGGCTCAATTATATGTATCAAAAAAAATATGTTGAAGCACAGCCATATTTAGAAACTGCTGTAGAAGAAGATCCACAAAACAAATGGTATTTAGACGCTTTGTTGGATTGTTTTAAGGCACAGCAAGATTTGGAAAAGGCCATTGCCATTGCTAACAAATTACTAGAGGCAAATCCGCAATATTATAACTTGTTGACCGATTTATATATGGAACAAGGAAGTTATGACGAAGCGGTAAAGGTTTTAAATATCATGGAAACAAAAGGGCTCGATAAGGCGTTTGTGGTGCAAAAAAAGCAACAGATTGCTATGATGCAAAATTTTCAGTCTATCGCAGAAGATGCCCAGGATAAATTTGACGACGATAGTTCCTTGAACGATCCCATTGAAGATTATAGAAAGCAAATAGAAAAACAGCAGGAAAGAACTGATTATAGCGAAATGTTGGTAGTGAGTAGCGAAGCATTGGACAATTACCCTACACAACCAACGTTTTACTATCTAAAAGGGGTTGCTTTAAACAAGCTTCAAAAGTTTAAAATGGCCTCAGAAGTTTTGGAGGAAGGCTTGATCTACCTCCTAAACGACAAAACGCTTGAAAAAAACATTTATAAAGAGTTGGTTAAGGCCTACAATGGCATAAATAATGCTGACAAAGCAAAAGAATATCAACAAAAAATAGATTCCAACAATCCATAA
- a CDS encoding sugar phosphate nucleotidyltransferase, whose product MKIIVPMAGRGSRLRPHTLTIPKPLIPIAGKPIVQRLVEDIAKVLDQEIDEIAFIIKDDFGAEIEAKLNEIAASLNAKGTIYYQDKPLGTGHAIMCAKESLSGPCVIAYADTLFKADFHLDSSADSVIWVKQVDRPEAYGVVELNSDNNISGLVEKPKEFVSDLAVIGIYYFKEGEQLKAELQKVLDANIIHGGEYQINDGIKAMMAQGKKFVPGKVDEWMDCGNKNVTVETNGRMLQFLQQDGEDLVSPSVKKENSEIIQPCYIGENVVLKNATVGPNVSIGDGTVVEDSHIKNSLIQTQAVIKNANLDNAMIGNFAKFDGKFTDVSIGDYSVLE is encoded by the coding sequence ATGAAAATAATAGTACCAATGGCTGGACGAGGATCCAGACTAAGACCACACACATTAACAATTCCAAAACCGTTGATTCCCATTGCTGGGAAACCTATCGTTCAACGCTTGGTGGAAGATATTGCCAAAGTATTGGACCAGGAAATTGATGAAATCGCTTTTATCATTAAAGATGACTTTGGTGCAGAAATAGAAGCAAAGCTCAATGAAATTGCCGCTAGCTTAAATGCCAAAGGCACTATATACTATCAAGACAAACCTTTGGGTACAGGTCATGCCATTATGTGCGCCAAAGAATCGCTTTCTGGCCCCTGTGTAATCGCTTATGCTGATACTCTTTTTAAAGCTGATTTTCATTTGGATTCTTCAGCCGACAGCGTTATTTGGGTGAAACAAGTAGACAGGCCAGAAGCTTATGGAGTTGTTGAATTGAATAGCGATAATAATATCTCTGGGTTGGTAGAGAAACCTAAAGAATTTGTTTCTGATTTAGCGGTTATAGGAATTTATTATTTTAAAGAAGGGGAACAGCTTAAAGCAGAATTACAAAAAGTATTGGATGCCAACATTATTCACGGCGGCGAATACCAAATTAACGATGGTATAAAAGCAATGATGGCGCAGGGCAAGAAATTTGTTCCGGGGAAAGTAGATGAGTGGATGGACTGTGGTAATAAAAATGTAACGGTAGAAACCAACGGCAGAATGCTTCAGTTTTTACAGCAAGATGGAGAAGATTTGGTATCTCCTTCCGTAAAAAAAGAGAATTCGGAAATAATTCAGCCTTGCTATATCGGGGAAAATGTGGTTTTGAAGAACGCTACCGTAGGACCTAATGTTTCCATTGGCGATGGAACCGTCGTAGAAGATTCTCACATAAAAAATAGTTTGATTCAAACACAAGCTGTCATTAAAAATGCTAATTTGGATAATGCTATGATTGGGAATTTCGCTAAGTTCGATGGTAAATTCACCGATGTGAGTATTGGAGATTATTCAGTATTGGAATAG
- a CDS encoding GIY-YIG nuclease family protein has protein sequence MKQWYVYIMSNKLGGVLYIGVTNNIEERVKEHKLKVYPNSFTAKYNCDKLI, from the coding sequence ATGAAACAGTGGTATGTATACATAATGAGCAACAAGCTTGGAGGTGTTTTATATATTGGAGTTACAAATAACATCGAAGAGCGTGTGAAAGAACATAAATTAAAGGTTTATCCTAATTCTTTTACAGCGAAATATAACTGTGATAAATTGATTTAA
- the dut gene encoding dUTP diphosphatase — protein MTVKIVNKSQHPLPSYETIASAGMDIRANIDAPIVLKPLERAIVKTGLFIELPVGAEAQVRPRSGLAAKKGITVLNAPGTIDADYRGEIGVILVNLSNEDFTVENGERIAQLVIARHEHIAWEEATQLSDTLRGSGGFGSTGVK, from the coding sequence ATGACAGTAAAAATTGTAAATAAATCGCAACATCCATTACCGAGTTATGAGACCATTGCGTCTGCCGGTATGGACATACGTGCAAATATTGATGCGCCAATAGTACTTAAACCATTGGAAAGGGCCATTGTTAAAACAGGCTTGTTTATAGAGCTTCCGGTGGGTGCAGAAGCACAGGTAAGACCTCGTAGCGGTTTGGCAGCGAAAAAAGGAATTACGGTACTAAATGCCCCTGGAACCATCGATGCAGACTATAGAGGGGAAATTGGCGTTATTCTAGTAAATCTTTCCAACGAGGATTTTACGGTGGAAAATGGAGAACGGATTGCGCAATTGGTTATTGCAAGACACGAACATATCGCTTGGGAAGAAGCAACTCAACTTTCTGACACCTTAAGAGGTTCAGGAGGTTTTGGAAGCACTGGGGTGAAGTAA
- a CDS encoding oligosaccharide flippase family protein — protein MGALKKLFKHTFIYGIATVLPRLLSFILTPLYTDQLATEDYGIYASLYVYLILGNVMLSYGMETAFFRFMNKSERKAEVQSTALTSIFITSAVFLIVSYFLKDTIATFLQFRPEFILYGVLILFFDALCVIPFAWLRNQEMPIKYSFIKIATVLVNLGFNVFLFLALPKLISPNSSSFLNSFVFENKVHYIFISNVLASLFGLLLILPLYFRIGLRIDFYLWKKMFRYALPVMIAGIAFSINEGFDKIMLKYLLPDSIAEETVGIYAACYKLGAFMTLFVTAFKLGVEPFFFSNANKKNAKEIYADTTLYFTIFGSFIFLFVVVYTDVFKRILIHNSDYWEALWVVPFILLANLCLGIYHNLSVWYKITDRTHFGAYISVFGAIVTLILNFILIPFISYKGSAIATLVAYASMMLLSFYFGQKNHPIPYNLKKIGSYLGISMLFVILSFYVFDRNLIIGTSLVLVFLMLIYRLESKELKKMFKSISIKK, from the coding sequence TTGGGAGCGCTAAAAAAACTTTTTAAGCATACATTTATTTATGGCATTGCAACGGTATTGCCGCGTTTGTTGAGTTTTATTCTAACACCGCTATATACCGATCAACTAGCAACAGAAGACTACGGAATATACGCATCGCTATATGTTTATCTCATTCTAGGAAACGTAATGCTTTCTTATGGTATGGAAACGGCTTTCTTTAGGTTTATGAATAAAAGCGAACGTAAAGCCGAAGTACAATCAACAGCACTTACCTCCATTTTCATAACCTCAGCTGTTTTTCTTATTGTTTCTTATTTTCTGAAAGACACTATTGCCACATTTTTACAATTTAGACCCGAGTTTATTCTCTATGGTGTTCTTATTTTATTTTTCGATGCCCTTTGCGTCATTCCCTTTGCTTGGCTGCGCAATCAAGAAATGCCCATTAAATATTCGTTTATAAAAATAGCTACGGTTTTGGTAAACCTTGGATTCAACGTATTTCTATTTCTAGCGTTGCCAAAACTTATTTCCCCTAATTCGTCTTCCTTTTTAAATTCGTTCGTTTTTGAAAATAAAGTGCATTATATTTTTATTTCCAATGTGCTGGCGAGCTTATTTGGTTTACTGCTTATTCTTCCTCTATATTTTAGAATAGGTTTGAGAATAGACTTTTACCTTTGGAAAAAAATGTTTCGCTATGCCCTCCCGGTTATGATTGCGGGAATAGCATTTTCCATCAACGAAGGTTTTGATAAGATTATGCTGAAATACCTCCTGCCCGACTCCATTGCTGAAGAAACTGTTGGTATTTACGCTGCTTGTTATAAATTGGGGGCCTTTATGACCCTTTTTGTTACCGCATTTAAATTGGGGGTAGAACCTTTCTTTTTCAGCAATGCAAACAAGAAAAACGCTAAGGAAATTTATGCAGATACAACTTTGTATTTTACCATTTTTGGTTCGTTTATCTTTTTATTTGTAGTTGTTTATACCGATGTTTTTAAAAGAATTTTAATCCATAATTCCGATTATTGGGAAGCACTTTGGGTGGTGCCATTTATATTATTGGCCAACTTATGTTTGGGAATCTACCACAATCTATCCGTTTGGTATAAAATAACCGATAGAACCCATTTTGGGGCCTATATCTCTGTTTTTGGTGCCATTGTTACACTTATTCTTAACTTTATATTGATTCCGTTTATTTCTTACAAAGGGTCGGCAATTGCTACCTTAGTGGCTTATGCAAGTATGATGCTTCTATCGTTTTATTTCGGACAAAAAAATCATCCCATTCCCTACAACCTTAAAAAAATAGGAAGCTATTTAGGGATTTCCATGCTCTTTGTAATTTTATCTTTTTACGTGTTCGATAGGAACTTGATTATAGGAACCTCTTTAGTTTTAGTATTTTTGATGCTTATTTACCGTTTGGAAAGTAAAGAGTTGAAAAAAATGTTTAAATCCATTTCGATTAAAAAATAA
- a CDS encoding DUF4168 domain-containing protein, which produces MLKTKSLKIIFIFVALLGSTTIFGQVQAPQPAAPAKATNVSDADLQKFAEAYMSIQQENQKAQQQMAAKIQEEGLELERFNEIHKASMDPNTEVEATDEELAMHKAAVSELEKMQPALEAKMKGIIEESGLTMERYQTVAMSVQADQGLQQKLQGIMMKMTQGS; this is translated from the coding sequence ATGTTGAAAACAAAGAGCTTAAAAATCATTTTTATATTCGTTGCACTTCTAGGAAGCACTACCATTTTTGGTCAGGTTCAAGCGCCTCAACCGGCTGCCCCTGCAAAAGCAACCAATGTTTCAGACGCTGATCTACAAAAGTTTGCGGAAGCCTACATGAGCATTCAGCAAGAAAACCAAAAAGCACAACAGCAAATGGCGGCAAAGATTCAAGAAGAAGGATTGGAGCTAGAGCGCTTTAATGAAATCCATAAAGCCTCTATGGATCCAAATACAGAAGTTGAAGCTACGGATGAGGAATTAGCCATGCACAAAGCAGCGGTAAGCGAACTCGAAAAAATGCAACCTGCACTGGAGGCTAAAATGAAAGGAATAATTGAAGAAAGCGGATTAACGATGGAGCGTTACCAAACAGTAGCAATGAGCGTTCAAGCCGATCAAGGCTTACAGCAAAAACTGCAAGGGATTATGATGAAAATGACACAGGGATCGTAA
- a CDS encoding ABC transporter ATP-binding protein, which translates to MLEVKKVSFQYDETPILKNISFTLQKGEHLSVIGESGSGKSTLLKIIYGLYHLEKGKLFWDKKPMLGPNYNIVPGEPFIKYVAQDYDLMPYITVEENIGKFLSNFYPRKKKKRIAQLLELVEMELFAKVKPTDLSGGQQQRVALAKALAREPELLLLDEPFSNIDNFKKNKLRRDIFNHLKQENIACITATHDNIDTLAYADKTLVLKAGKCVALETPKTLYQQPKSKYIASLFGEVNEIPENLLNSGSSSTKKHLLFPHELKVASASALKIKVKTSYFQGSHYLIEGTRGKKTYFLNHNKAIASGEEVFIEQNGDF; encoded by the coding sequence ATGCTCGAAGTAAAAAAAGTCTCTTTCCAGTACGATGAAACTCCGATTCTAAAAAATATAAGCTTCACGCTCCAAAAAGGAGAACACCTTTCCGTAATTGGGGAAAGTGGCTCTGGCAAAAGCACTTTACTAAAAATTATTTACGGCCTTTATCATCTAGAAAAAGGAAAATTATTTTGGGATAAAAAACCGATGTTGGGCCCTAATTACAATATAGTTCCAGGCGAACCTTTTATAAAATACGTAGCCCAAGATTACGATTTAATGCCTTATATAACGGTAGAGGAAAATATAGGCAAGTTCCTCTCCAATTTTTATCCTCGGAAAAAGAAAAAGAGAATAGCACAGCTATTGGAACTGGTAGAAATGGAATTGTTTGCAAAAGTAAAGCCGACAGACCTCAGCGGCGGACAACAACAGCGAGTAGCATTAGCAAAAGCATTGGCTAGGGAGCCAGAGCTCCTTTTATTGGATGAGCCTTTTAGCAATATCGACAACTTTAAAAAAAACAAGCTTCGTAGGGATATTTTCAATCATCTTAAGCAAGAAAACATTGCGTGTATAACCGCCACCCACGACAATATAGATACTTTGGCCTATGCAGACAAAACCTTGGTGCTAAAAGCTGGAAAATGTGTGGCTTTAGAGACGCCTAAAACCCTATACCAACAGCCAAAAAGCAAATACATTGCCTCTCTTTTTGGGGAGGTCAATGAGATCCCAGAAAATCTTTTAAATTCAGGCAGTAGCTCTACCAAAAAACACCTGTTATTTCCCCATGAGCTTAAAGTTGCTTCTGCATCTGCTTTGAAAATTAAAGTGAAAACCTCTTATTTTCAAGGAAGTCATTATTTAATTGAAGGGACTCGTGGTAAAAAAACATACTTTTTAAATCATAATAAAGCTATTGCTTCCGGAGAAGAGGTATTCATTGAGCAAAACGGAGATTTCTAA
- a CDS encoding DUF1697 domain-containing protein, whose translation MNHFVLLLRGINVGGHRKIKMADLKLFLENIGLHQVKTYIQSVNVVFSSEERSGDILKPVMERNIENHFGFPVDCMVFSEEEFRRIKENNPFTKTEEIKLLYTTFLDKTPHPESLKTLKTYVKADETFTQNGNVLYFCYRNGYGKAKMTNPFIEKKLGLQATTRNWKTVLKLNEMLENF comes from the coding sequence ATGAACCATTTTGTTTTATTACTAAGAGGCATCAATGTTGGCGGACATCGGAAAATAAAAATGGCCGATCTTAAACTATTTTTGGAAAATATTGGGCTTCATCAGGTAAAAACATACATTCAAAGTGTTAATGTGGTTTTTTCTTCTGAAGAAAGATCAGGCGATATACTAAAACCGGTCATGGAAAGGAATATTGAAAATCATTTTGGATTTCCCGTGGATTGTATGGTATTTTCCGAGGAAGAATTCAGGAGAATCAAAGAAAACAACCCTTTCACCAAAACTGAGGAAATCAAATTGCTTTACACTACTTTCTTAGATAAAACACCCCATCCTGAGTCTTTAAAAACCCTAAAAACGTACGTGAAAGCAGACGAAACATTTACACAAAATGGAAATGTACTTTATTTCTGCTACCGAAACGGCTACGGAAAAGCAAAAATGACCAATCCTTTTATTGAGAAAAAGCTAGGTTTACAAGCAACGACCCGAAATTGGAAAACCGTATTAAAACTTAACGAAATGCTTGAAAATTTTTGA
- a CDS encoding prolyl oligopeptidase family serine peptidase — MRKLITFAVAAGVLISCDTTENKKDLTLKYPATKKVDTVDTYFETKVKDPYRWLEDDMSDETAEWVKAENEVTFGYLEKIPFRNDLKQRLEQLWNYEKVSAPFKEGDYTYYYKNDGLQNQYVIYRKKTEEAEEEVFLDPNTFSDDGTTSLGGLSFSKSGKLAAYSISEGGSDWRKVIVKDAETKEIIEDTIVDVKFSGLSWKGEEGFFYSSYDKPKGSELSAKTDQHKLYYHKLGTPQKEDQLIFGGTEEEKHRYIGGNVTEDGRYLLISAAISTSGNKLFLKDLTKENSELVPIIETTESDTYVIENEGSKLYLVTNLNAPNKKIVTVDASNPSPENWEDFIPETENVLSPNTGSGYFFAEYMIDAVSQVKQYDYSGKLIRDIDLPGLGSVGGFGSKKEDKVIYYSFTNYNTPGSIYKFNPETGVSEEYWQPSIDFDSDKYESKQVFYTSKDGTKVPMLITYKKGTELNGKNPTILYGYGGFNISLTPSFSTAMAVWLEQGGVYAVPNLRGGGEYGKKWHNAGTKLQKQNVFDDFIAAAEYLIDNKYTSSEYLAIRGGSNGGLLVGATMTQRPDLMKVALPAVGVLDMLRYHTFTAGAGWAYDYGTAEDNPEMFEYLKSYSPLHNVKAGTSYPATLITTGDHDDRVVPAHSFKFAAELQEKQSGDNPILIRIETNAGHGAGTPVSKTIDQYADIFGFTFYNMGYEKLPNKAALKEFKE, encoded by the coding sequence ATGAGGAAACTAATTACTTTCGCAGTTGCTGCAGGGGTTTTAATCTCTTGTGATACTACCGAAAACAAAAAAGACTTAACATTGAAATATCCCGCTACCAAAAAAGTAGACACTGTAGACACCTATTTTGAAACTAAAGTAAAAGACCCCTACCGTTGGCTGGAAGACGATATGTCTGACGAAACAGCTGAATGGGTAAAAGCTGAAAACGAAGTCACTTTTGGCTATTTGGAGAAAATACCTTTTCGAAACGACCTCAAGCAACGATTGGAGCAACTTTGGAATTACGAGAAAGTCTCTGCCCCTTTTAAAGAAGGCGATTACACTTATTACTATAAAAACGATGGCCTCCAAAACCAATATGTGATTTACAGAAAAAAAACAGAGGAAGCCGAAGAAGAGGTTTTTCTCGACCCTAATACTTTTTCTGATGACGGAACCACTTCTTTAGGCGGCTTGAGTTTTTCTAAAAGTGGAAAGTTAGCGGCCTATTCTATTTCTGAAGGAGGAAGCGACTGGAGAAAAGTCATCGTTAAAGATGCTGAAACCAAAGAAATTATTGAAGACACGATTGTCGATGTAAAATTTAGCGGACTCTCATGGAAGGGGGAAGAAGGTTTTTTCTATTCTAGTTACGACAAACCGAAAGGAAGTGAGCTTTCAGCAAAAACCGATCAACATAAATTATATTATCATAAGTTAGGTACCCCTCAAAAGGAAGATCAACTTATTTTTGGAGGGACAGAAGAAGAAAAACACCGTTATATAGGTGGCAATGTTACCGAAGATGGTAGGTATTTGTTAATTAGTGCGGCCATTTCCACTTCTGGAAATAAATTGTTTTTAAAAGACCTAACAAAGGAAAACTCAGAGTTGGTTCCTATTATTGAAACTACCGAAAGCGATACTTATGTTATTGAGAACGAAGGTTCCAAGCTTTACTTGGTAACCAATCTAAACGCTCCCAATAAAAAAATAGTTACCGTAGACGCTTCTAATCCTTCCCCAGAAAACTGGGAGGATTTTATTCCAGAAACTGAAAATGTGTTGAGTCCGAATACAGGAAGCGGTTATTTCTTTGCTGAATATATGATAGATGCCGTATCACAGGTGAAGCAATACGACTACAGCGGAAAACTTATAAGGGATATAGATTTGCCAGGATTAGGCAGTGTTGGCGGCTTTGGAAGTAAAAAAGAAGATAAGGTAATTTATTATTCTTTTACCAATTACAACACTCCCGGAAGCATTTACAAATTTAACCCAGAGACCGGTGTTTCTGAAGAATATTGGCAGCCTTCAATAGATTTCGACAGTGATAAATATGAGTCCAAACAGGTATTTTACACCTCAAAAGACGGCACGAAAGTTCCCATGCTTATCACCTATAAAAAGGGAACGGAATTAAACGGTAAAAATCCGACTATCCTTTATGGGTACGGCGGATTCAATATCAGCTTAACGCCTTCTTTTAGTACAGCGATGGCCGTTTGGTTGGAGCAAGGTGGTGTTTATGCTGTTCCAAACCTTCGTGGTGGCGGGGAATATGGAAAAAAATGGCACAATGCGGGTACTAAATTGCAAAAGCAAAATGTTTTTGACGATTTTATTGCTGCTGCAGAATATCTTATCGATAACAAATACACTTCTTCAGAATATTTAGCTATTCGGGGCGGGTCCAACGGAGGGTTGCTTGTGGGAGCAACCATGACGCAAAGACCAGATTTAATGAAAGTAGCATTACCAGCTGTAGGAGTTTTAGATATGTTGCGTTACCATACATTTACTGCTGGAGCAGGTTGGGCATATGATTACGGAACTGCAGAAGACAACCCAGAAATGTTTGAATATCTTAAAAGCTATTCTCCACTTCATAACGTAAAAGCGGGAACTTCGTATCCAGCCACCTTAATCACCACTGGAGATCATGATGACCGTGTGGTTCCCGCACACAGTTTTAAGTTTGCGGCTGAACTACAAGAGAAGCAAAGTGGAGATAATCCTATTTTAATTCGTATTGAAACCAATGCAGGTCATGGTGCTGGAACTCCCGTAAGCAAAACAATTGATCAATACGCAGATATTTTCGGATTTACTTTTTATAACATGGGGTACGAGAAGCTCCCAAACAAAGCTGCTTTAAAAGAGTTTAAAGAGTAA
- a CDS encoding aspartate-semialdehyde dehydrogenase — protein sequence MKIAVVGATGMVGEVMLKVLEERNFPIDELLLVASERSVGKELTFKGKTYKVIGLADAVAAKPDIAIFSAGGGTSLEWAPKYAEAGVTVIDNSSAWRMDPSKKLVVPEINANELSKEDKIIANPNCSTIQLVMALAPLHKKYKMKRVVVSTYQSISGTGVKAVKQLENELAGVEGEMAYPYPINRNALPHCDVFEENGYTKEEMKLAREPQKILSDKSFAVSATAVRIPTSGGHSEAVNVQFENDFTLADIRRTLSETPGVVVQDNPDTNTYPMPIYAHDKDDVFVGRIRRDESQPNTLNMWIVADNLRKGAATNAVQIAEYLVENKLV from the coding sequence ATGAAAATAGCTGTTGTAGGAGCTACCGGTATGGTCGGCGAGGTAATGCTTAAAGTTTTAGAGGAACGTAATTTTCCTATTGACGAATTGTTATTGGTTGCTTCAGAGCGATCGGTAGGCAAAGAACTTACTTTTAAGGGAAAAACGTATAAAGTAATTGGTTTGGCCGATGCGGTTGCTGCAAAACCAGATATTGCTATTTTTTCAGCAGGTGGTGGTACTTCTTTAGAATGGGCCCCTAAATATGCCGAAGCTGGGGTTACGGTTATCGATAATTCTTCCGCTTGGCGCATGGATCCATCTAAAAAACTGGTAGTTCCAGAGATCAATGCCAATGAACTTTCCAAAGAAGATAAAATTATTGCCAACCCAAATTGTTCTACCATTCAATTGGTAATGGCTCTGGCGCCACTTCATAAAAAATATAAAATGAAGCGGGTGGTTGTTTCTACCTATCAATCCATTTCTGGAACGGGTGTAAAGGCAGTTAAACAATTGGAAAACGAATTGGCAGGAGTAGAAGGCGAAATGGCCTATCCTTACCCAATTAACCGTAACGCTTTGCCACATTGCGATGTGTTTGAAGAAAATGGATATACCAAAGAAGAAATGAAATTGGCTCGTGAGCCTCAGAAAATATTAAGCGACAAATCGTTTGCGGTTTCTGCTACCGCTGTACGTATCCCTACTTCTGGAGGACACTCGGAAGCTGTAAATGTACAGTTTGAAAACGACTTTACATTGGCAGACATTCGTAGAACATTAAGTGAAACCCCCGGCGTAGTCGTTCAGGATAATCCCGACACCAACACTTACCCAATGCCTATCTATGCACACGACAAAGACGATGTTTTTGTAGGTAGAATAAGAAGGGACGAATCGCAACCAAACACCTTGAATATGTGGATTGTTGCCGACAACCTTCGTAAAGGGGCTGCTACCAATGCCGTGCAAATAGCCGAATATTTGGTAGAAAATAAGCTTGTATAA
- the mscL gene encoding large-conductance mechanosensitive channel protein MscL: MAFFKDFKAFLLKGDIVNLATAVIVGGAFGKIVTSFTTDILMPPIGMLLGGVKFSELKIVLKEAVVQGEEVITEAVTVNYGLFIQTIIDFIIIGFCIFMVLKAYERTKKKEEEAPAAPKGPTQEELLIEIRDELKKQNTK; this comes from the coding sequence ATGGCGTTTTTTAAAGATTTTAAAGCTTTCCTCTTAAAAGGGGATATAGTTAATTTAGCGACCGCTGTAATTGTAGGTGGTGCCTTCGGAAAAATCGTAACCTCCTTTACCACAGATATTTTAATGCCTCCCATTGGAATGTTATTGGGTGGAGTTAAATTTTCTGAATTAAAAATTGTTTTAAAAGAAGCCGTCGTTCAGGGGGAAGAAGTTATTACGGAAGCCGTTACCGTTAATTACGGACTTTTTATCCAAACGATAATTGACTTTATAATTATTGGATTCTGTATTTTTATGGTTTTAAAAGCATATGAACGTACCAAGAAAAAAGAAGAAGAAGCGCCAGCAGCTCCAAAAGGGCCAACTCAAGAAGAGTTGCTTATAGAAATAAGAGACGAATTAAAAAAACAAAATACCAAATAA
- a CDS encoding nucleotidyltransferase family protein: MNLKESIKYKMSDFLALCKTHNVKNLYAFGSSVTDQFNEDSSEIDLLIEIDKDDPVERGETLISIWDKFEQFFQRKVDLLTITSIKNPILKKSIDSTKVLIYDGKKQKISI, encoded by the coding sequence ATGAACTTAAAGGAATCTATTAAATACAAAATGTCAGATTTTTTAGCTTTATGTAAAACGCATAATGTTAAGAATTTATATGCATTTGGCTCTTCTGTAACCGACCAATTTAATGAAGATTCCAGTGAAATCGATTTGCTTATTGAAATTGATAAAGACGATCCCGTTGAGCGAGGTGAAACCTTAATTAGCATTTGGGATAAATTTGAACAATTTTTTCAAAGAAAAGTAGATTTGCTTACCATTACTTCTATTAAAAATCCAATACTCAAGAAAAGTATTGATTCAACAAAGGTGTTAATCTATGACGGAAAAAAGCAAAAAATATCTATCTGA